One genomic window of Clostridioides sp. ES-S-0054-01 includes the following:
- a CDS encoding cysteine protease StiP family protein, translated as MGDFSTYSKDDVIFLLKDISNLIEEEGNKERELKIQNGRHYSEMIPIEYEVSEDYLNLYHEKLRENKDKLAFSIGVMCEKIIKKNGNDIVLVSLARAGTPIGILAKRYIRSKYNINLPHYTISIIRDKGIDMNAIEYIVKNHPSSKIQFLDGWTGKGTISKELEKACDELNTKFKRYFDSTLAVLADPAGYSGLYGIREDFLIPSACLNSTVSGLVSRTVLRDDLIGKDDFHGAKFYRHLKDKDESINYVETIEECFKNQFKNISDEVENWESDIITRDGYFDVLNIKEKYNITDINFIKPGVGETTRVLLRRVPYKILVKDLNDKSLEHIFILAKEKNVEVEQMDLKAYKCCGIIKNMKDV; from the coding sequence ATGGGAGATTTTAGCACATATTCTAAAGATGATGTTATCTTTTTATTAAAAGATATATCAAATTTAATTGAGGAAGAAGGAAATAAAGAGAGAGAATTAAAAATACAAAATGGCAGACATTATTCAGAAATGATACCAATAGAGTATGAAGTTAGTGAAGATTATCTGAATTTATATCATGAGAAACTAAGAGAAAATAAAGATAAGCTTGCATTTTCTATAGGAGTTATGTGTGAAAAAATAATTAAAAAAAATGGAAATGATATAGTATTAGTTTCACTTGCTAGAGCAGGAACACCTATTGGTATTTTGGCAAAGAGATATATAAGAAGTAAGTATAATATAAATTTACCTCACTATACAATCTCTATAATAAGAGATAAAGGAATAGATATGAATGCAATTGAATATATAGTAAAGAATCATCCAAGTTCAAAAATTCAATTTTTAGATGGATGGACTGGGAAGGGAACTATATCAAAAGAACTTGAAAAAGCATGTGATGAACTTAATACTAAATTTAAAAGGTATTTTGACTCAACCCTTGCTGTATTAGCTGACCCTGCTGGATATTCAGGGCTTTATGGAATTAGAGAAGACTTCTTAATACCAAGTGCATGTTTAAATTCAACTGTTTCTGGGTTGGTAAGTAGAACTGTACTAAGAGATGATTTAATTGGTAAAGATGACTTCCATGGAGCTAAATTCTATAGACATTTAAAAGATAAAGATGAGTCTATAAACTATGTAGAAACTATAGAAGAATGTTTTAAAAATCAATTTAAAAATATATCTGATGAAGTTGAAAACTGGGAAAGTGATATTATAACAAGAGATGGATATTTTGATGTCTTAAATATAAAGGAAAAGTATAACATAACAGATATTAACTTTATCAAACCAGGTGTCGGAGAAACAACAAGAGTTTTACTTAGGAGAGTTCCATATAAGATTCTTGTTAAAGACTTAAATGATAAATCTTTAGAGCATATATTCATATTAGCTAAAGAGAAAAATGTTGAAGTTGAACAAATGGATTTAAAAGCTTATAAATGTTGTGGAATAATAAAAAATATGAAAGATGTTTAG
- a CDS encoding phosphoribosyltransferase family protein, translating into MKNCLNFNCEIDIIDNPLNLELNDFLDVGIRNNSKRRFLFISKKLGKHLACKPSEMDNLGKLMATIYNEKNKEESNGTVIAFAETGTAVGHSFFDYLCGDYEFIHTTREQFDELENLEFLEEHSHATDQNLYFQMLNNFKFGDEIILVDDEITTANTCINIIRKIQSIYPKKKYTICSILNWVSDENLSKITRLEKELDCKIEFVYLFKGNFKFDIDEDVISNYNDNYIITKSDTISRDKLNLVVNHIYVDLEDYIGNKKYVKYTGRFGINRREQSRLKEIVKRESKKITMDSKESLKNEKEKILFLGTEEFMYIPMLFAKEKENQCDVYYHSTTRSPIIDINKDNYPIRSKFMLKSFYNTDVQNYIYNIDKHNFSKCYLFVELNKSENSYLEFIDIIKETSIKELTIVCCS; encoded by the coding sequence ATGAAGAATTGCTTAAATTTTAATTGTGAGATTGACATTATTGATAATCCCTTGAATTTAGAACTAAATGATTTTTTAGATGTAGGAATAAGAAATAATAGCAAAAGACGTTTTTTGTTTATCTCAAAGAAACTCGGTAAACATTTAGCATGTAAGCCAAGTGAGATGGATAATTTGGGAAAATTAATGGCTACAATTTATAATGAAAAAAATAAGGAAGAATCAAATGGTACTGTTATAGCTTTTGCTGAAACTGGTACAGCTGTTGGGCATAGTTTTTTTGATTACTTATGTGGAGATTATGAATTTATTCATACTACTAGAGAGCAGTTTGACGAGTTAGAAAATCTAGAATTTTTAGAGGAACATTCCCATGCAACAGACCAAAATTTATACTTTCAGATGCTTAATAACTTTAAATTTGGAGACGAGATAATATTGGTTGATGATGAGATTACCACAGCTAATACATGTATAAATATAATTAGGAAGATTCAAAGTATTTATCCTAAAAAGAAATATACTATATGTTCCATACTTAATTGGGTAAGTGATGAGAATTTAAGCAAAATTACTCGTTTAGAAAAAGAACTGGATTGTAAGATAGAATTTGTATATTTATTTAAAGGAAACTTTAAATTTGATATAGATGAAGATGTTATTTCAAATTACAATGATAATTATATTATTACCAAATCAGACACTATTTCAAGGGATAAATTAAACTTAGTAGTAAATCATATTTATGTTGATTTAGAAGATTATATTGGAAATAAGAAATATGTAAAATATACAGGTAGATTTGGAATCAATAGAAGAGAACAATCTAGATTAAAAGAAATCGTTAAGAGAGAAAGTAAAAAAATAACTATGGATAGTAAAGAATCTTTAAAAAATGAAAAAGAAAAGATTCTATTTTTAGGTACTGAAGAATTTATGTATATACCTATGTTATTTGCAAAAGAAAAAGAAAATCAATGTGATGTATACTATCATTCAACAACAAGAAGTCCAATTATTGATATTAATAAAGATAATTATCCTATTAGAAGTAAGTTTATGTTAAAGAGTTTTTATAATACAGATGTTCAAAATTATATTTACAATATAGATAAACATAATTTTTCGAAGTGCTATTTATTTGTAGAGCTAAATAAAAGTGAAAATTCTTATCTAGAATTTATTGATATAATTAAAGAGACAAGTATAAAAGAATTAACTATAGTATGTTGTAGCTAA
- a CDS encoding calcium-translocating P-type ATPase, PMCA-type has translation MEFNNDIKYYNVEKEEVTKDLSVNPEKGLSESEVKVRREKYGLNEFTPKEEGSFWDDLKESLSEPMIVILIIAAVVSAVIGETHDAIGIVGAIAIGIAIGMITEGRSKKAAEALSKLTENIEVKVLRDGEVHQISKSELVPGDIVYIETGDMVPADGRLIETINLKVREDMLTGESDDVSKKCDVVVSMEEIESKGAVVVQEPIPAKQINMVFGGTLVAYGRGALVVTSIGDSSEMGKIAQNLSETDEQTPLQIKLGNLGGLIAKVSSAVAGLLFIFMVFQMVSKNVLNVDMSGLLPFLESIDPVKTAFTVCVALIVAAVPEGLPTMINMTLAITMQKMAKINALVTKKEACETIGSVSVICSDKTGTLTENRMTVEVAYIDGRYIESPEEEINSYFEENCMINSTADIEHNDGDVKYLGSATECALLLYYKNVDYRQARKNSNIVAQNPFTSDSKRMTSVIGQDNHHVLLSKGAPEVLLELCSHIQRGKDVVPLTENIKHEILEEIKKLQIKSMRTLGFAYKEISQAEEEAAVTAESDVMNVSAMENNLVFSGFVGIRDPLRKDVIESVNTANKAGVSVKMLTGDNINTARAIGEELGLLKNNMRVVEASYIDTLDDEELKQEIQSISIVARSKPDSKMRIVSALQKSGDVVAVTGDGINDAPALSKADVGIAMGISGTEVSKNAADIILTDDSFSTIVKGIKWGRGIYDNFQRFVQFQLTVNVIAFLVAIISQVMGQEMPFTTIQLLWVNIIMDGPPALALGLEPVRDHVLNRKPVDRKANIISKSMVYTIVLNAFYITAILMLQSTFNFLGVDEAHKGTVMFALFAFSALFNAFNCREFNADSIFPNFTHNKLALQIIVLTGIAQVIFTQLFQDFFNSVAMDVMTWAKVLCVAASVIVVNEIVKCIIRLVKPKKTV, from the coding sequence ATGGAATTTAATAATGATATCAAATATTATAATGTAGAGAAAGAAGAAGTGACAAAAGACTTATCTGTTAATCCTGAAAAAGGTTTATCAGAATCAGAAGTCAAGGTGAGAAGAGAAAAGTATGGTTTAAATGAATTTACTCCAAAAGAAGAAGGTAGTTTTTGGGATGATTTAAAGGAAAGTTTAAGTGAACCAATGATAGTTATCTTGATTATTGCAGCAGTAGTAAGTGCAGTAATTGGGGAAACTCATGATGCAATAGGGATTGTAGGTGCTATAGCAATAGGGATAGCAATAGGTATGATTACAGAAGGTCGTTCTAAGAAAGCAGCAGAGGCCCTTTCTAAGTTGACTGAAAACATAGAAGTCAAAGTATTAAGAGATGGAGAAGTACATCAAATTTCTAAGAGTGAATTGGTACCAGGTGATATAGTATATATTGAAACTGGCGATATGGTACCTGCTGATGGTAGACTTATAGAAACTATAAACCTTAAGGTTAGAGAAGATATGTTAACGGGAGAATCTGATGATGTATCTAAAAAGTGTGATGTAGTAGTTTCTATGGAAGAAATAGAATCTAAAGGAGCAGTAGTAGTACAAGAGCCAATACCTGCAAAACAGATAAACATGGTGTTTGGTGGTACACTTGTAGCTTATGGTAGAGGAGCTCTAGTTGTAACTTCAATTGGAGATAGTAGTGAAATGGGTAAGATTGCTCAAAACTTATCAGAAACAGATGAGCAGACTCCACTACAGATAAAACTTGGAAATTTAGGTGGTTTGATAGCCAAAGTATCTAGTGCAGTAGCAGGATTGTTATTTATATTTATGGTTTTTCAAATGGTAAGTAAGAATGTATTAAATGTAGATATGTCTGGACTATTACCATTTTTAGAATCAATAGACCCTGTTAAAACAGCATTTACAGTATGTGTTGCGTTGATAGTTGCAGCAGTTCCAGAAGGTCTTCCAACTATGATAAATATGACACTTGCAATAACAATGCAAAAAATGGCTAAAATAAATGCATTGGTTACTAAAAAAGAAGCTTGTGAAACTATAGGTTCTGTTTCTGTAATATGTTCAGATAAAACTGGTACATTAACTGAAAATAGAATGACTGTAGAAGTTGCATATATTGATGGAAGATATATTGAAAGTCCAGAAGAAGAAATAAATAGTTATTTTGAAGAAAACTGTATGATAAATTCTACAGCTGATATAGAGCATAATGATGGTGATGTTAAGTATTTAGGAAGTGCTACTGAATGTGCATTGCTTTTATACTACAAAAACGTAGACTATAGACAAGCTAGAAAGAATTCTAATATAGTAGCTCAAAATCCTTTTACTTCTGATTCAAAGAGAATGACTTCTGTTATAGGTCAAGATAATCATCATGTACTATTATCAAAAGGAGCACCAGAAGTCTTACTTGAGTTATGTTCACATATCCAAAGAGGAAAAGATGTAGTTCCATTAACTGAAAACATAAAACATGAGATTTTAGAAGAAATAAAGAAATTACAAATAAAATCAATGAGAACTTTAGGGTTTGCATATAAAGAAATCTCACAAGCTGAAGAAGAAGCAGCAGTAACTGCTGAAAGTGATGTTATGAATGTAAGTGCAATGGAAAATAATTTAGTATTTAGTGGTTTTGTTGGTATAAGAGACCCACTTAGAAAAGACGTTATAGAGTCTGTAAACACAGCAAATAAAGCTGGTGTTTCTGTAAAAATGCTTACAGGAGATAATATAAATACAGCAAGAGCTATAGGTGAAGAATTAGGCTTATTAAAAAATAATATGAGAGTGGTTGAAGCTTCATATATAGATACTTTAGATGATGAAGAGTTAAAGCAAGAGATACAAAGTATTTCAATTGTTGCAAGAAGTAAGCCAGATAGTAAGATGAGAATTGTTTCAGCTCTACAAAAGAGCGGAGATGTTGTTGCAGTAACAGGTGATGGTATAAACGATGCTCCAGCACTTTCAAAAGCAGATGTCGGGATAGCTATGGGTATATCTGGTACAGAGGTATCTAAAAACGCAGCAGACATAATTTTAACTGATGATAGTTTTAGCACTATTGTAAAAGGTATTAAATGGGGTAGAGGAATTTATGATAACTTCCAAAGATTCGTTCAATTCCAGTTAACTGTAAATGTAATTGCATTTTTAGTTGCTATAATATCTCAAGTTATGGGACAAGAGATGCCATTTACTACAATACAATTATTATGGGTAAACATCATCATGGATGGTCCACCAGCACTAGCATTAGGTCTAGAGCCAGTTAGAGACCATGTATTAAATAGAAAACCTGTTGATAGAAAAGCCAATATAATTTCTAAGTCAATGGTGTATACAATAGTATTAAATGCATTCTATATAACAGCAATACTAATGTTACAATCTACATTTAACTTCTTAGGAGTTGATGAAGCTCATAAGGGAACAGTAATGTTTGCGTTATTTGCTTTTAGTGCATTGTTTAATGCATTTAACTGTAGAGAATTTAATGCAGATAGTATTTTCCCTAATTTTACACATAACAAATTAGCACTACAAATAATAGTATTGACAGGAATTGCACAAGTAATATTTACTCAGTTATTCCAAGATTTCTTTAACTCTGTAGCTATGGATGTTATGACATGGGCAAAAGTTCTATGTGTAGCAGCTAGTGTAATTGTAGTTAATGAAATTGTAAAATGTATAATAAGACTGGTAAAACCAAAAAAAACTGTTTAA
- a CDS encoding TerD family protein, with protein MSINLSKGDKIDLKKSNPGLSNILVGLGWDPVQQSGGGFFKSLFGGGQADIDCDASVFMLNQEGKLSGIKDLIYFGNLKSACKSVLHTGDNLTGEGAGDDEQILVNLDKVPSNIHKLLFVVNIYNCVDRKQHFGMIENAYIRVEDQSNKKEIAKYNLSDNYSEKTTLIVGAIYRKDGSWQFKAIGEGTKDAGLKEVMQNLDRIECAYGI; from the coding sequence ATGTCGATTAATTTATCAAAAGGTGATAAAATAGATTTAAAAAAATCTAACCCCGGACTGAGTAACATACTTGTAGGTTTAGGATGGGACCCTGTGCAACAATCCGGTGGAGGATTTTTTAAATCGTTATTTGGTGGAGGACAAGCTGATATAGATTGTGATGCATCTGTATTTATGCTTAATCAAGAAGGTAAATTAAGTGGAATAAAAGATTTAATTTATTTTGGAAATTTAAAAAGTGCCTGTAAGTCAGTTTTACATACAGGAGACAATCTAACTGGTGAGGGTGCAGGTGATGATGAACAAATCCTAGTTAATTTGGATAAAGTTCCATCAAATATTCACAAATTATTATTTGTAGTAAACATATATAATTGTGTGGATAGAAAACAACACTTTGGTATGATAGAAAATGCCTATATAAGAGTTGAAGACCAAAGCAATAAGAAAGAGATAGCAAAATATAATCTATCTGATAATTATTCTGAAAAAACTACTCTTATAGTAGGAGCTATATATAGAAAAGATGGAAGTTGGCAATTTAAAGCAATAGGTGAAGGAACAAAAGATGCGGGTCTTAAAGAAGTAATGCAAAATTTAGACAGGATTGAGTGTGCATATGGAATTTAA
- a CDS encoding toxic anion resistance protein has product MGININSFSKDKNSVEVADNLPTAVQEENFDIMEYTNNKKNELRKSKEVEALTSLIEVENPDTILQFGRKASEGVARVSDSLLNTIKLNRNEENSKMLVHLTKIMDKFDLDDFQETKEPNFVQKLFKKANNAIEMMFQKYETLGGEVEKIQIELEQYERDIALSNKQIGAMLNENFEFYNELQKYIVAGEMAIEEMDNEILPFFKQKSETSGDQMDVVNYQELLKVYDMLNQRVYDLRIAENIAIQTIPMLRGMQHNNYGLIRKINSAFVVTLPVFKQCLSQAILLKKQELQAKSLKALDDKTNELLLRNAQNVSTQSAQIARMAGTSSVQIETLEKMYNTIKSGIDETMRIEENNRALIKDNTKRLEELNTTIIYNK; this is encoded by the coding sequence ATGGGGATAAATATAAATAGTTTTTCAAAAGATAAGAATTCTGTAGAGGTTGCTGATAATTTGCCTACAGCAGTTCAAGAAGAAAATTTCGATATAATGGAATATACAAATAATAAAAAAAATGAACTGAGAAAGTCTAAGGAAGTTGAGGCATTGACGTCTCTTATAGAAGTAGAAAATCCAGATACGATTTTACAATTTGGTAGGAAAGCATCTGAAGGAGTAGCAAGAGTTTCCGATAGCCTTTTAAATACAATAAAATTAAATAGGAATGAAGAAAATTCTAAAATGTTAGTTCATTTAACTAAAATAATGGACAAGTTTGATTTAGATGATTTTCAAGAAACTAAGGAACCAAATTTCGTTCAAAAACTTTTCAAAAAAGCTAATAATGCCATTGAAATGATGTTTCAAAAGTATGAAACACTAGGAGGAGAAGTTGAGAAAATTCAAATTGAGCTTGAGCAGTACGAAAGAGATATAGCGCTTTCTAACAAACAAATAGGTGCTATGCTAAATGAAAACTTTGAGTTTTATAATGAACTTCAAAAATATATTGTTGCTGGAGAAATGGCAATAGAAGAAATGGATAATGAAATACTACCTTTCTTTAAACAAAAATCAGAGACTAGTGGAGACCAAATGGATGTTGTTAATTATCAAGAACTATTAAAAGTTTATGATATGTTAAATCAAAGAGTCTATGATTTAAGAATAGCAGAAAATATAGCCATCCAAACAATACCTATGCTTAGAGGTATGCAACATAATAATTATGGTTTAATTAGAAAAATAAACAGTGCATTTGTTGTAACGTTACCAGTATTTAAACAATGTTTATCTCAGGCCATATTGCTTAAAAAGCAAGAATTGCAAGCAAAATCTCTAAAGGCACTTGATGACAAAACTAATGAATTATTGCTTAGAAATGCACAAAATGTAAGTACTCAAAGTGCACAAATAGCTAGAATGGCTGGAACAAGTTCTGTTCAAATAGAAACACTGGAAAAAATGTATAATACTATCAAGTCTGGTATAGATGAAACTATGAGAATAGAAGAAAATAATAGAGCTTTAATTAAGGATAATACAAAGAGATTGGAAGAATTAAATACGACTATAATTTATAATAAGTAG
- a CDS encoding HpcH/HpaI aldolase/citrate lyase family protein, with translation MKYFDYICKDDLERIFLKEPEDFNAKTEKDVLKYALGAFLYVPATQYNMIYKSIVGDVKGVRPLAICLEDAVGVNGELEAIENLRLILKNISNESITNKDGIPLIFVRIKDVEQLLRIKEIIIKNSHSITGILIPKANSELIENCIEALDSMNLKNMYVIPIIETREFIYNEKKELSFTNLYNAILRHKSRILSIRVGITDILGMYGIRRDKTFSIYNNLICSSFILDIITYLQRPELDIPISGGVSEFFDMTNRDIRSKYIEEILLDKYHGLIGKTVIHPMQIQIVQALSTVSYEDFTDALDILDSTDSKYGVSKGVLGERMNETNPHFLWAKKTLILSKIYGVLNKGVDYEELLKF, from the coding sequence TTGAAATATTTCGATTATATCTGCAAAGATGATTTGGAGAGAATTTTTTTGAAGGAGCCAGAAGACTTTAATGCTAAGACTGAAAAAGATGTGTTGAAATATGCACTTGGTGCTTTTTTATACGTTCCAGCGACTCAATATAATATGATTTATAAGAGTATTGTAGGAGATGTTAAGGGAGTTAGACCATTAGCTATTTGTTTAGAAGATGCTGTTGGAGTAAATGGAGAGTTAGAGGCTATAGAAAACCTTAGACTAATTTTAAAAAATATTAGCAATGAAAGTATAACTAATAAAGATGGAATACCATTAATTTTTGTAAGAATAAAAGATGTGGAGCAACTGTTGAGAATTAAAGAGATTATAATTAAAAATAGTCATTCTATAACAGGAATATTAATTCCTAAAGCAAATTCGGAGTTAATTGAAAACTGTATAGAAGCTTTAGATTCTATGAATCTTAAAAATATGTATGTTATTCCAATAATAGAGACAAGAGAATTTATATATAATGAAAAAAAAGAACTTAGTTTTACTAATTTGTACAATGCTATTTTAAGACATAAGTCAAGAATATTAAGCATTAGAGTAGGTATAACTGATATATTAGGGATGTATGGTATAAGGAGGGACAAAACCTTCTCTATATATAATAATTTAATTTGTTCTTCATTTATACTAGATATAATCACATATCTTCAAAGACCAGAGTTAGATATACCTATAAGTGGTGGAGTATCAGAGTTTTTTGATATGACAAATAGGGATATAAGAAGCAAGTATATAGAAGAAATATTATTGGATAAATATCATGGATTAATTGGAAAGACCGTAATTCATCCAATGCAAATTCAAATTGTACAAGCGCTATCTACAGTATCATATGAAGATTTTACTGATGCTTTGGATATACTGGATAGTACAGACAGTAAGTATGGTGTGAGCAAGGGTGTATTAGGAGAGAGAATGAATGAAACAAATCCACATTTTTTATGGGCTAAAAAAACATTGATTCTATCTAAAATATATGGTGTATTAAATAAAGGAGTAGACTATGAAGAATTGCTTAAATTTTAA